The proteins below are encoded in one region of Neoasaia chiangmaiensis:
- a CDS encoding MarR family winged helix-turn-helix transcriptional regulator encodes MKDEDLHRLLGQLRTLQRRQRRERPPVEGLSQSAVRVLGVVARSECGSQPTQIGRELVMTSSNVAGALSELTERGFVERTADRVDTRRVNITLTPAGERLVARDRALRDDWLAEAIQNLLTNKEEATLIAAGYILERLANYFPTPPREN; translated from the coding sequence ATGAAGGACGAAGACCTGCATCGATTGCTCGGGCAGTTGCGCACCCTGCAGCGCCGCCAGCGTCGTGAACGCCCTCCAGTCGAGGGGCTCTCGCAGTCCGCTGTGCGCGTGCTGGGCGTGGTGGCGCGAAGCGAGTGTGGGTCGCAACCCACTCAGATCGGTCGCGAACTGGTCATGACCTCATCCAATGTGGCCGGCGCACTCTCCGAGTTGACTGAGCGGGGTTTTGTTGAGCGGACGGCTGATAGGGTAGATACGCGCCGCGTCAACATCACTCTCACCCCAGCCGGTGAGCGGCTGGTCGCTAGAGATCGCGCATTGCGCGACGACTGGCTTGCTGAAGCGATCCAGAATCTGCTTACGAATAAAGAGGAAGCTACGCTCATCGCCGCCGGATATATTCTCGAGCGCCTCGCCAATTATTTCCCGACACCACCCAGAGAAAATTAA
- a CDS encoding LysR family transcriptional regulator, translating into MTFIRPPLEVWQLICAITAAERGSIRRAAEDLGTRPARIRRHLLRIEDVTGLSLFHRTHAGIRATREGERFLKEATRLLRDFDGLSNRKNRDWTSVSSVLRAGIQAPVITGRMTTVLAKSRARRPDVEIMLESRGRRRLLRSLDLGYIDVAILAGDFQAYDFETRHLWTERLAIALPERHRFAGCRALAWADVRGETFVTGSDGRGQAFERILRRGLGDQTDTPRVIRQKVPQADILGFVRAGVALCLTTDAWREMRVPGVQFVTLTGGNAVTHLDYTAAWRQGQRNDALDLFIESASTFAATGSIS; encoded by the coding sequence ATGACATTCATTCGGCCTCCGCTGGAAGTCTGGCAACTGATCTGCGCGATCACGGCCGCCGAGCGGGGCAGCATCCGGCGCGCGGCGGAGGATCTCGGCACGCGCCCGGCACGCATCCGACGGCACCTGCTGCGGATCGAAGATGTAACCGGCTTGTCACTCTTTCACCGCACTCACGCAGGCATCCGGGCAACCCGGGAAGGAGAACGATTCCTCAAGGAGGCGACCCGCCTCCTGCGCGACTTCGACGGACTTTCGAACCGAAAAAACCGAGATTGGACAAGCGTGAGTTCCGTCTTGCGCGCAGGAATCCAGGCCCCTGTCATCACGGGTCGGATGACCACGGTCCTTGCCAAGAGTCGCGCCCGACGACCAGACGTTGAAATCATGCTGGAATCCCGTGGGCGCCGGCGCCTGCTGAGGTCTCTGGACCTGGGTTATATCGACGTGGCCATTTTAGCCGGCGACTTTCAGGCCTACGACTTCGAGACGCGTCACCTGTGGACCGAACGCCTGGCAATCGCGCTGCCCGAGAGGCATCGTTTCGCCGGATGCCGCGCGCTCGCTTGGGCCGATGTACGAGGCGAGACGTTCGTGACCGGCAGTGATGGGCGCGGGCAGGCATTTGAGAGAATTCTGCGCCGCGGTTTGGGCGACCAGACCGACACGCCGCGTGTCATCCGCCAGAAAGTGCCGCAAGCCGACATACTCGGCTTCGTTCGGGCGGGTGTCGCGCTCTGCCTAACGACGGACGCGTGGCGGGAGATGCGGGTTCCCGGCGTGCAATTCGTGACGCTGACGGGCGGCAATGCCGTTACGCATCTGGATTACACGGCGGCCTGGCGACAGGGTCAGCGCAATGATGCGCTCGATCTGTTCATCGAGAGCGCCAGCACCTTCGCGGCTACAGGATCGATCTCTTGA
- a CDS encoding ABC transporter ATP-binding protein, translated as MTGLSQPRITLRNITRVFGSHRANDDISLEIERGSIHAFLGGNGAGKTTLMKMLQGLEQPDSGEILFDGVSVSLGSPQDAFRHGVGMIQQEFSIIPQLTLLDNLILGAEPRGRWGQIDRQKALQDAERLASLAGVSIDWSLQAGDTPLHVRQIVEILRGLYRGSDILILDEPSAVLPREQVQNLLSLMCSLRDRGHTLIFISHKLDEVLAVSDRMSILREGRHIATLPREGATHDLLIRHMTGEAPRPVSRPCKKIGSPVLEVDAMSIRDPRGVMRVRDASLRLCEGEILGIGGLPDAGQLELLECLAGLRLQESGRILLKNQPIERSTPHTRRTVGLGYLSADRATESLCLQASLQDNAIAGRHNVMPFSRWQMLRPASISAHVHALLDRFGVRRSDDLLAAGHLSGGNQQRLAMARELDADPCVLLVAQPTRGVDLAGIHVIHSLLVKFAKDGGAVILISEEEAELQTLSTRRMTLHDGILVSEAEVAA; from the coding sequence ATGACCGGACTTTCTCAGCCCCGCATCACATTGCGCAACATCACGCGCGTCTTCGGCTCACACCGGGCGAATGATGACATCTCGCTAGAGATCGAACGCGGAAGCATCCACGCCTTTCTTGGAGGCAACGGGGCGGGCAAGACAACGCTCATGAAAATGCTTCAGGGGCTGGAGCAGCCTGACAGCGGCGAAATCCTGTTCGACGGCGTTTCAGTCTCGCTCGGTTCTCCGCAGGATGCATTCCGTCATGGCGTCGGAATGATCCAGCAGGAATTCTCGATCATTCCGCAACTCACTCTTCTCGACAACCTCATCCTGGGCGCGGAACCGCGGGGGCGCTGGGGGCAGATCGACCGTCAAAAAGCCCTGCAGGACGCAGAACGTCTGGCATCGCTGGCCGGCGTCTCGATCGACTGGTCCCTACAGGCCGGGGATACGCCGCTGCATGTCCGCCAGATCGTGGAAATCCTTCGCGGACTGTACCGGGGCAGCGATATCCTCATCCTCGACGAACCCAGCGCCGTCCTGCCGCGGGAGCAAGTCCAGAACCTGCTGTCGCTAATGTGCAGTCTGCGCGACAGGGGCCACACCCTCATTTTCATCAGCCACAAACTCGATGAAGTTCTCGCCGTATCCGATCGTATGAGCATCCTGCGTGAAGGACGCCATATCGCAACCCTTCCCCGCGAGGGCGCCACGCATGATCTCCTGATCCGGCATATGACGGGCGAGGCTCCGCGCCCCGTATCCCGTCCCTGCAAAAAAATCGGCAGTCCGGTGCTTGAAGTCGATGCCATGTCCATTCGCGATCCTCGTGGCGTGATGCGGGTCAGGGATGCGTCCCTCAGATTGTGCGAAGGGGAGATCCTGGGGATTGGGGGCCTGCCTGACGCGGGACAGCTGGAGCTTCTCGAATGCCTTGCCGGACTGCGTCTACAGGAGAGTGGCCGTATCCTCCTGAAGAACCAGCCAATCGAACGCAGTACGCCCCACACCAGACGCACCGTAGGGCTGGGCTATCTGAGCGCGGACCGGGCAACAGAGAGCCTGTGCCTGCAGGCATCCCTGCAGGACAACGCCATTGCCGGACGCCACAACGTGATGCCTTTCTCCCGTTGGCAGATGCTGCGACCGGCATCCATCAGCGCGCATGTCCATGCCCTTCTCGACCGCTTCGGGGTGCGCCGGTCGGATGATCTTCTGGCGGCAGGGCATCTGTCTGGCGGCAATCAGCAGCGTCTGGCCATGGCCCGCGAGCTCGATGCCGATCCCTGCGTCCTTCTCGTCGCGCAGCCGACCCGCGGCGTGGATCTGGCCGGCATCCACGTCATTCACAGCCTGCTTGTCAAATTCGCGAAAGACGGGGGCGCAGTCATTCTGATTTCTGAAGAAGAAGCGGAGCTTCAGACGCTCTCCACGCGTCGCATGACGCTACACGACGGCATTCTCGTGTCCGAAGCAGAGGTTGCCGCATGA
- a CDS encoding conjugal transfer protein TraG, giving the protein MDQPGARIQWRQVAVVLSVVLVSWWTATQWTAWELAFQPELGRPWFTLLHRWPVYAPPLFFWWWYEFDVYAPAVFARGAWIAGSGGVLAFAAAVALSVYRAREATRAATYGSARWATREDMRSAGLLGEDGVVLGQYRRDYLRHDGPDHVLCFAPTRSGKGVGLVIPTLLTWPGSAIVHDIKGENWQLTAGFRATFGRAVLFDPTNPDSDGYNPLLEIRRGAWEVRDAQNVADILVDPEGSLEKRNHWEKTSHALLVGAILHVLYAEDDKTLAGVANFLSDPKRPIASTLSAMMRTSHLGEAGPHPVVASAARELLNKSPNERSGVLSTAMSFLGLYRDPVVARVTGRCGWRIGDLLAGERPVTLYLTVPPSDISRTKPLIRLVLNQIGRRLTEDLQAASRRPRLLFMLDEFPALGRLDFFESALAFMAGYGIRAFLIAQSLNQSEKAYGQNNSILDNCHVRVSFATNDERTARRVSDGLGMATEVRSQKNYAGHRLSPWLGHLMVSRQESARPLLTVGEVMQLPERDEVVMVTGCPPIRARKVRYYRDRRLTVRILPPPGPGRARPEADPDDWTGQPRPPCPAPEGEADMAASSPPPREDGDEDVTTTAPGFRQERLPEMADEERMRRRAAADRRPEHEPPAGDDRRRHRAREFEDLGRIARLTALDHDDGMDLDGP; this is encoded by the coding sequence ATGGACCAGCCGGGTGCGCGTATTCAATGGAGACAGGTTGCCGTCGTCCTGTCGGTTGTCCTCGTTTCCTGGTGGACGGCAACACAATGGACGGCCTGGGAACTGGCGTTTCAGCCGGAACTGGGGCGACCGTGGTTTACGCTCCTGCACCGCTGGCCGGTCTATGCCCCGCCGCTGTTCTTCTGGTGGTGGTACGAATTCGACGTCTACGCGCCGGCAGTCTTCGCGCGCGGGGCGTGGATCGCGGGCTCCGGCGGAGTGCTGGCTTTTGCTGCGGCGGTCGCGCTGTCCGTTTATCGTGCCCGCGAGGCGACGCGTGCCGCGACCTATGGGTCCGCCCGCTGGGCGACACGTGAGGACATGCGGTCCGCCGGTCTTCTGGGCGAGGACGGCGTCGTGCTCGGGCAGTACAGGCGGGACTATCTCCGTCATGATGGCCCCGATCATGTGCTGTGCTTCGCGCCCACCCGGTCGGGCAAGGGGGTAGGGCTGGTCATCCCGACCCTGCTGACCTGGCCGGGTTCGGCCATCGTCCACGACATCAAGGGCGAAAACTGGCAGCTTACGGCGGGATTCCGTGCGACCTTCGGGCGGGCGGTGCTGTTCGATCCGACCAATCCGGACTCCGACGGCTATAATCCCCTGCTGGAAATCCGCCGGGGCGCATGGGAGGTCCGCGACGCCCAGAATGTCGCCGATATTCTCGTGGACCCGGAGGGCAGCCTGGAGAAGCGCAATCATTGGGAGAAGACCTCGCACGCCCTGCTGGTCGGTGCGATCCTGCATGTGCTGTATGCCGAGGACGACAAAACGCTGGCCGGGGTGGCGAATTTCCTCTCCGACCCGAAGCGACCGATAGCCTCCACGCTCTCGGCGATGATGCGAACCAGCCATCTCGGGGAGGCGGGACCGCATCCCGTCGTCGCGTCCGCCGCGCGGGAACTGCTCAATAAATCTCCCAACGAGCGTTCGGGCGTGTTGTCGACCGCCATGTCGTTTCTCGGCCTCTATCGTGATCCTGTCGTGGCGCGGGTAACCGGGCGTTGCGGCTGGCGGATCGGCGACCTGCTCGCGGGAGAGCGGCCGGTCACGCTCTACCTCACTGTGCCACCGTCGGATATCAGCCGCACCAAGCCGTTGATCCGGCTGGTGCTCAATCAGATCGGGCGGCGGCTGACCGAGGATCTGCAGGCCGCCAGCCGACGGCCACGCCTGTTGTTCATGCTCGATGAATTTCCCGCCCTCGGGCGGCTGGATTTCTTCGAGAGCGCGTTGGCTTTCATGGCGGGATATGGCATCCGCGCCTTTCTGATCGCGCAGTCGCTGAACCAGAGCGAAAAAGCCTACGGGCAGAACAACAGCATTCTGGACAACTGCCATGTCCGGGTCAGTTTCGCGACCAATGACGAACGGACCGCCAGGCGCGTGTCCGATGGGCTCGGCATGGCGACCGAGGTTCGCTCGCAGAAGAACTATGCCGGCCATCGGCTGTCCCCGTGGCTCGGACACCTCATGGTCTCGCGTCAGGAAAGTGCGCGCCCGCTCCTGACGGTGGGCGAGGTCATGCAGCTCCCGGAACGCGACGAGGTCGTCATGGTGACCGGGTGTCCGCCGATCCGCGCGCGCAAGGTCCGGTATTACCGCGATCGCCGTCTCACCGTGCGCATCCTGCCGCCACCTGGCCCCGGCCGTGCCCGGCCCGAGGCGGACCCGGACGACTGGACCGGCCAACCCCGGCCGCCATGCCCCGCACCCGAAGGTGAGGCGGACATGGCTGCGTCATCCCCACCACCACGGGAAGACGGGGACGAAGACGTCACGACAACCGCCCCGGGGTTTCGGCAGGAGCGGCTTCCCGAAATGGCGGATGAGGAACGGATGCGGCGGAGGGCTGCCGCCGATCGGAGGCCGGAGCACGAGCCGCCCGCAGGCGATGACAGGCGACGACACCGCGCGCGGGAGTTCGAGGATCTCGGTCGCATCGCGCGTCTGACGGCGCTCGACCACGATGACGGTATGGATCTGGACGGACCATGA
- a CDS encoding CopG family transcriptional regulator has protein sequence MSARRKKRQMTVYLDPVLSRAIGEMATRRRQSGSLVVETALAAFFTPEDDAAGEAATGRRLDRMERRLGRLERDVGIGVETLAMFIRFWMVSNPPLPEPLSAAAQAQAAERYERFLEMLGRRLSTGQRLHGDLRPETDS, from the coding sequence ATGAGCGCACGGCGGAAAAAGCGGCAGATGACCGTCTATCTCGATCCGGTCCTGTCGCGTGCGATCGGGGAGATGGCGACGCGACGACGCCAGTCAGGGTCGCTGGTCGTCGAAACCGCCCTGGCGGCCTTCTTTACGCCGGAAGACGACGCAGCGGGCGAGGCCGCGACAGGGCGGCGGCTCGACCGGATGGAACGGCGTCTGGGACGCCTGGAACGCGATGTCGGTATCGGGGTGGAGACGCTGGCAATGTTCATCCGTTTCTGGATGGTGAGCAACCCGCCGTTGCCCGAACCGCTGTCCGCTGCTGCGCAGGCGCAGGCCGCCGAACGGTATGAGCGGTTTCTCGAGATGCTGGGACGCCGGCTCAGTACCGGACAACGGCTGCATGGAGATCTCCGGCCGGAAACGGACTCGTAA
- a CDS encoding isochorismatase family protein: protein MPVTVLDKIPALIIVDLQKGLAGLPTAHPFGSVVDNSRRLAEAFRKKGLPVVLVNVAGGAPGRADVHQNQPSGASAARPADWAELLEELDRQPDDILVTKNTWGAFQGTDLAEALAARHVTQVVITGVATSIGVESTARSAHEHGLHVVLATDAMTDTNAAAHEHSTSRIFPRLGETATTDEILAKLAAHA, encoded by the coding sequence ATGCCAGTCACAGTCCTGGATAAAATCCCTGCCCTCATCATCGTCGATCTTCAGAAAGGTCTCGCCGGCCTCCCGACGGCTCATCCGTTTGGTAGTGTCGTCGACAATTCACGACGCCTTGCCGAGGCATTCCGTAAAAAGGGACTGCCCGTCGTCCTGGTGAACGTGGCCGGCGGCGCTCCCGGTCGGGCCGACGTCCACCAGAATCAGCCCTCTGGCGCCTCGGCGGCGCGCCCGGCCGACTGGGCCGAACTGCTGGAAGAACTCGACCGGCAGCCGGACGATATTCTCGTCACCAAAAATACCTGGGGCGCTTTTCAGGGGACCGACCTCGCCGAGGCTCTGGCCGCACGTCACGTCACGCAGGTCGTCATCACCGGCGTCGCCACAAGCATCGGCGTGGAATCGACGGCCCGGTCGGCACACGAGCACGGGCTGCACGTCGTTCTCGCCACCGACGCCATGACCGATACCAACGCTGCGGCCCACGAACACAGCACCAGCCGGATTTTTCCGCGCCTGGGCGAGACGGCCACGACCGACGAGATCCTTGCCAAGCTCGCTGCACACGCCTGA
- a CDS encoding MFS transporter, whose amino-acid sequence MLGAILNPINSSIIAVALVPIGAAFGARPAQTAWLVSALYMATAIGQPLVGRFVDVFGPKRLFLLGAFLTVIAGIIGTVAPTLWVLVVARVILGLGTCAGYPSAMSLIRKVANHDHLESPAGVLTALSVTVQTIAAIGPTLGGLLIALGGWRLTMAINIPLGMAALLLGWMMLPAYGAGTQQDEREALRSFDWAGTALFAVALLGLLLFLMAPGTSTLWSLAMAASAGAAFAFHELRVTAPFIDLRLLWGNLPLLATYARALAASTTSYAFIYGFSQWMEEGRGLSASKTGLLLLPTFGVGILVSTLWGRTPQVRGKLVVGGTLQAVVGSGLLLTSPGSPIWFLAAVTALLGIPQGLLSLSNQNALYHQAHPESLGASSGLLRTFQYFGAIIASAATGMAFGHRADTTGMHELAAFIIIVSTLALLVTLLDRSLALAPGAGKSR is encoded by the coding sequence ATGCTCGGGGCAATCCTCAATCCCATCAACTCTTCCATCATCGCGGTCGCCCTCGTGCCCATCGGGGCAGCGTTCGGCGCGCGCCCGGCTCAGACCGCCTGGCTTGTGTCGGCGCTCTATATGGCCACCGCGATCGGCCAGCCGCTCGTCGGCCGGTTCGTGGACGTCTTCGGTCCCAAGCGCCTTTTCCTGCTGGGCGCCTTCCTGACCGTGATCGCAGGCATAATCGGCACCGTGGCCCCCACTCTATGGGTGCTCGTCGTCGCGCGTGTCATCCTCGGACTCGGAACCTGTGCCGGCTATCCCTCCGCCATGTCGCTGATCCGCAAAGTGGCAAATCACGACCATCTCGAGAGTCCGGCTGGCGTCCTGACCGCCTTGTCAGTCACAGTGCAGACGATCGCGGCCATCGGTCCGACCTTGGGCGGCCTCCTCATCGCTCTCGGCGGCTGGCGCCTCACCATGGCCATCAACATCCCTCTTGGTATGGCCGCGCTCCTGCTGGGCTGGATGATGCTTCCGGCCTATGGCGCCGGCACACAGCAAGATGAACGTGAAGCCCTCCGCAGCTTCGATTGGGCCGGCACCGCACTGTTCGCAGTAGCGCTGCTTGGCCTGCTGCTGTTCCTCATGGCACCTGGCACCTCCACCCTGTGGAGCTTGGCGATGGCCGCTTCTGCCGGCGCCGCGTTTGCCTTCCACGAGCTTCGCGTGACGGCACCTTTCATCGATCTCAGGCTTTTATGGGGCAACCTGCCACTCCTCGCGACGTACGCCCGCGCCCTGGCCGCCTCAACGACGTCCTATGCCTTCATCTACGGCTTCAGCCAATGGATGGAGGAAGGTCGCGGCCTGAGTGCCTCGAAGACAGGACTTCTACTGCTGCCGACTTTCGGCGTCGGCATCCTGGTTTCCACTCTATGGGGACGTACTCCACAGGTGCGGGGCAAGCTCGTTGTCGGCGGAACCTTGCAGGCCGTCGTCGGAAGCGGCTTGCTGCTGACCTCGCCGGGATCACCGATCTGGTTTCTTGCGGCCGTCACCGCCCTGCTGGGTATCCCGCAGGGGCTGCTGAGCCTCTCCAACCAGAATGCACTCTATCACCAGGCGCATCCTGAGAGCCTCGGCGCCTCCTCAGGCCTGTTACGCACCTTTCAATATTTTGGTGCGATCATCGCGTCCGCGGCAACGGGCATGGCTTTCGGGCATCGCGCCGATACGACCGGCATGCACGAGCTCGCGGCTTTTATCATCATCGTCTCGACCCTCGCCCTGCTCGTCACTCTGCTCGATCGCTCGCTGGCTCTCGCCCCAGGCGCAGGGAAGTCCAGGTGA
- a CDS encoding BMP family lipoprotein, translated as MTLIGSASLPQNAAAHPENEHKAVLIIGQGGLGDQSYNDLGHRGFTLGLAQTGLTGRVLETSSVVAEGGTILRQAASSGAGLVIDLEYSHSGILQDVAQDFPDCHFVILNQVASGSNVTSVLFEEQQGSFLAGVLAAGVVKQAHLPGLEHHQELGVIGGTRSVGIDKFIAGFVQGAHSVDPGLGVRISYANTFSDPAKGLEMAHVMYDSGVGIIYAVAGTTGVGVIHAAAQSGLYAIGVDQNEDGLAPGHVLTSMLKHTEVALDRVVTDYAHGRLAGGSVVHMGLSEDGVGLTEMRYTRALIPANVLQSVTTAREDIVSGRVHVWNVVTQGYPDFMR; from the coding sequence TTGACTTTGATAGGCAGCGCAAGCCTGCCACAAAACGCCGCCGCCCATCCGGAAAATGAGCACAAGGCTGTTCTGATCATTGGTCAGGGCGGTCTGGGCGATCAGTCTTACAACGATCTGGGTCATCGCGGTTTTACGCTAGGACTTGCCCAGACAGGACTGACAGGACGGGTGCTGGAAACGTCCTCGGTTGTGGCGGAAGGGGGCACCATCCTGCGCCAGGCGGCCTCGTCCGGAGCCGGACTGGTGATAGACCTCGAATATTCCCATAGCGGCATTCTTCAGGACGTTGCCCAGGATTTTCCGGACTGCCATTTTGTCATTCTCAATCAGGTCGCGAGTGGCTCTAACGTCACTTCAGTGCTGTTCGAAGAACAGCAGGGATCTTTTCTGGCGGGCGTTCTGGCTGCGGGTGTCGTCAAGCAGGCTCATCTCCCGGGACTGGAACATCATCAGGAACTGGGCGTCATTGGAGGCACCCGCTCCGTTGGCATCGACAAGTTCATCGCGGGCTTCGTACAGGGCGCCCATAGCGTCGATCCGGGGCTTGGTGTTCGAATTTCCTATGCCAACACTTTCAGCGACCCAGCCAAGGGGCTGGAGATGGCCCATGTCATGTATGACAGTGGCGTCGGGATCATTTACGCCGTCGCTGGCACAACCGGCGTAGGCGTCATTCATGCGGCCGCACAGAGCGGCCTGTATGCCATCGGGGTGGACCAGAATGAAGACGGGCTTGCGCCCGGCCATGTCCTGACCAGCATGCTCAAACACACCGAAGTCGCGCTTGACCGCGTTGTCACCGATTACGCGCATGGCAGGCTGGCGGGTGGCTCCGTAGTGCATATGGGGCTGAGCGAAGACGGCGTCGGCCTGACGGAGATGCGTTATACCCGCGCCCTCATTCCCGCAAATGTTCTTCAAAGTGTCACCACAGCCCGTGAGGATATCGTTTCCGGCCGTGTGCATGTCTGGAACGTCGTCACCCAGGGCTATCCGGATTTCATGCGATGA
- a CDS encoding carboxymuconolactone decarboxylase family protein — protein MSHLTEYPFKIAIPLPTDADIGAEMATYLREKGQNYKDGRMMLGAGSLGVPIIELARAVFRVDGVDPKLREFICLRICKLLGGVNPWGPNLRMLDNLNASTAEKEGIQNDGPVTGMDEEAQLIIQATEELTLKGAISDPVLEAMRNRYSDEICRKYIAVMCWYNFFNRYLISTRVPAETDEEVIEKVGDKTMPA, from the coding sequence ATGTCTCATCTGACGGAATATCCCTTCAAAATCGCTATCCCTTTGCCAACTGACGCGGACATCGGCGCCGAAATGGCGACCTACCTCCGCGAGAAGGGGCAGAATTACAAAGATGGCCGCATGATGCTGGGCGCCGGATCGCTCGGCGTCCCTATCATCGAGCTGGCCCGCGCGGTATTCCGGGTCGACGGCGTTGATCCGAAACTGCGCGAATTCATCTGCCTGCGTATTTGTAAGCTCCTCGGGGGTGTAAATCCCTGGGGTCCGAATCTGCGCATGCTCGACAATCTGAATGCCAGCACAGCAGAAAAAGAGGGCATTCAGAACGATGGCCCCGTGACGGGTATGGATGAAGAGGCGCAACTCATCATCCAGGCAACCGAAGAATTGACGCTGAAGGGCGCAATCTCCGACCCCGTTCTGGAGGCCATGCGAAATCGTTATTCTGACGAGATATGCCGGAAATATATTGCCGTCATGTGTTGGTATAACTTCTTCAACCGGTATCTTATCTCGACGCGGGTCCCTGCGGAAACCGACGAAGAAGTCATCGAAAAAGTGGGCGACAAGACAATGCCCGCCTAA
- a CDS encoding GntR family transcriptional regulator — MTPPPLYRQMSDRLREQISVSSPGERLTSEPVLAARWGVSRFTVSKAIEELVAEGLVVRKQGSGTFVASAPLRKQPGLLTSFTEAVTAAGHAASHQLLSFDMWPGRGMPPFEIDEPSVIMDRLRYVDGVPVARHNSVVPLTVVKQTGLTEEISRRSDFSFYGFLAEKNSPVVSAKERLNARLATEDERDLLSLPAGAVVIVIYRQSFNEAGQLLDMVEAIYDARRYYYETNLQRNNDPQKKGPSHAETGNNTGSSGGPGLDFDRQRKPATKRRRPSGK; from the coding sequence ATGACACCACCTCCTTTGTACCGCCAGATGTCTGACCGTCTCAGAGAACAGATTTCGGTCAGCAGCCCGGGTGAGCGCCTCACCAGTGAACCCGTTCTGGCGGCCAGATGGGGTGTCAGCCGCTTTACGGTGTCCAAAGCCATCGAAGAGCTCGTGGCCGAGGGGCTGGTCGTAAGGAAACAGGGCAGCGGGACTTTCGTGGCCAGTGCGCCCCTGCGCAAGCAGCCCGGCCTGCTCACCAGCTTTACCGAGGCTGTCACGGCCGCGGGTCACGCTGCCTCTCACCAGCTTCTGTCGTTCGATATGTGGCCAGGTCGGGGCATGCCGCCGTTCGAGATCGACGAACCGTCGGTCATCATGGACCGTCTGCGTTATGTGGACGGTGTTCCGGTGGCACGCCACAACTCTGTTGTTCCACTGACTGTGGTCAAACAGACCGGACTGACAGAAGAAATATCCCGGCGCTCCGACTTTTCATTCTATGGCTTTCTGGCGGAGAAAAACTCTCCTGTCGTGAGCGCCAAGGAGCGTCTGAACGCACGGCTGGCGACCGAGGATGAGAGAGACCTTCTCTCCCTTCCGGCTGGTGCCGTCGTGATCGTCATTTATCGACAGTCTTTTAATGAAGCCGGGCAGCTTCTGGACATGGTCGAGGCCATCTACGACGCACGTCGTTATTATTACGAAACAAACCTTCAGCGTAACAATGACCCTCAGAAAAAAGGTCCATCTCATGCTGAAACCGGGAACAATACGGGCTCTTCAGGCGGCCCTGGCCTTGACTTTGATAGGCAGCGCAAGCCTGCCACAAAACGCCGCCGCCCATCCGGAAAATGA
- a CDS encoding NAD(P)-dependent oxidoreductase, whose translation MNVGFVGVGAMEQLMAERLLAAGHRLVVYDCVSARTENLVARGATFVETPASVAWEVDVVFSMMADDVTLEDMIFGEDGIATGLSPRAIHVSCGTISCPQARRLREGHGQCGQTYVDAIILGGPAEAKAGELSILATGVNDVWVRLMPLLKCLGVVMFRTDDYFCRADQGWERASSTVGSRKEIQRA comes from the coding sequence ATGAACGTTGGATTTGTCGGAGTTGGCGCTATGGAGCAGCTTATGGCGGAGCGCCTTCTCGCGGCCGGACATCGCCTCGTTGTCTATGACTGCGTATCGGCAAGAACAGAGAACCTTGTTGCCCGTGGTGCAACTTTTGTTGAAACACCAGCTTCCGTCGCGTGGGAGGTGGACGTCGTTTTTTCGATGATGGCCGATGACGTAACGCTTGAGGACATGATCTTCGGTGAAGATGGCATCGCAACCGGGCTGTCACCCCGCGCGATTCACGTCAGCTGCGGCACAATCTCCTGCCCCCAGGCGCGTCGTCTGCGGGAGGGCCATGGGCAATGCGGACAGACATATGTCGACGCCATTATTCTCGGAGGGCCGGCGGAGGCTAAAGCGGGGGAGTTGTCCATACTGGCGACTGGCGTCAATGATGTATGGGTCCGCCTGATGCCATTACTCAAATGCTTGGGCGTCGTTATGTTCAGAACGGACGATTATTTCTGTCGAGCCGATCAGGGATGGGAGCGCGCATCTTCCACGGTCGGTTCGCGGAAAGAGATTCAGCGCGCTTGA